The sequence TCGATCGCCGCGATGCGGTCGTCTTTGAAGGCGACGCGGAGCGCGATGCGCAACTGTCCGCCCAGAATGACGGCCACGCCGATCTCGCCGTCGATCAGCGCGGTCCGCGCGGCGCGGGCGCGCCCCTTGTAGAGCTGCGCCACCGCGTCTGCACCGCGGATCTCAGGCAGCGTGCCGAGCCGCACCGCGGCATCATCGGCGCGGAATACGACGTCGGGATCGAGCATGGCGAGCAGGCCCTCGAAATCGCCCTCACGCGAGGCCTTGAGAAAGGCATCGACGATTCCGCGCTGACGCGACAGATCCGTCTCCGGCACCGGCGCGCCTTGCACACGGCGCCGCGCCCGGCTCGCCAGCTGCCGCGAAGCATCGGCCGAGCGTCCGACGATCGGCGCGATCTCCTCGAAGGGAACGGCGAACATGTCGTGCAGCACGAAGGCGAGCCGCTCCGCCGGCTGCAATGTCTCCAAGACGACCAGCAGTGCTGCGCCGACGGAATCGGCCATCTCCGCCTCGCGCTCTCGCGTCTCGTCGGCCGGCTCCGGCACATGCGGACCCATCGGCTCCTCCTTGCGTGACTTCCGCGCGCGCAACATGTCGAGGCAGATGCGCGCGACCACGGTCGTGAGCCAGCCGCGCAGGTTCGCAACATCGGACATGTCGTAGCGGCTGACCCGCAGCCAGGCCTCCTGCACGGCGTCGTCGACCTCGGCGCGGGTCCCCAGCATCCGGTAGGCCACGGCACGTAAATGGTCCCGGCTGGCCTCGAACTGGTGGGTCAGAAAATTTTCTTCAGGATTTTCTTGGGTCATCGGTCACATTCCCTCATCGCGATCCGTCATGCCCATGACGAAGCCAATCCGGCCGATGTGACCGGAACCTTCGAAATTCGACAGATGGAGACGAAAATGATGCACGCCCGCATGAATCACCCGGTCATGGTCCTGCCGGAGGCCATGAATGTCCTTCAGTCCCTCGGCAATCTGACCAAGCAGGGCCTGCCGGAAAAGCTCCTGGAACTGGTGCACCTGCGCGCCAGCCAGATCAATGGCTGCAGCGTCTGCGTGGACATGCATCCGAAGATCGCACGCAAGCTGGGCGAGACCGACGAGCGTCTGTTCGCCGTGTCGGCTTGGCGGGAGGCGCCCTATTTTACAGAGGCCGAGCGCGCCGCGCTGGCGCTGACCGAAGCCGTGACGCGTCTTGCCGATCGCGAGGACCCGGTGCCGGATCCGATCTGGAACGAGGCCGCCAAGCATTTCGACGAGCGCGAGCTTGCAGCGCTGATCGTGGCGATCGCGACCATCAACGTCTGGAACCGGCTCAATGCAACGATCAAGATGCCGATCGGTGTGTGGAAGGTGGCGTGAGACGGGCACCGCCCGCAAGCTCCCTCTCCTCGCAAGCGGGGAGAGGGAAGAGAGCGGCTACTCCGCCAAAAACCTGTTCACCACCTCGCCGAACTCCAGCGGGGCCTGTTCGAACATCCAGTGGCCGGCGTTCGGGATCACCGCCGTCCTG comes from Bradyrhizobium sp. CCGE-LA001 and encodes:
- a CDS encoding sigma-70 family RNA polymerase sigma factor; its protein translation is MTQENPEENFLTHQFEASRDHLRAVAYRMLGTRAEVDDAVQEAWLRVSRYDMSDVANLRGWLTTVVARICLDMLRARKSRKEEPMGPHVPEPADETREREAEMADSVGAALLVVLETLQPAERLAFVLHDMFAVPFEEIAPIVGRSADASRQLASRARRRVQGAPVPETDLSRQRGIVDAFLKASREGDFEGLLAMLDPDVVFRADDAAVRLGTLPEIRGADAVAQLYKGRARAARTALIDGEIGVAVILGGQLRIALRVAFKDDRIAAIDTIADAEQIAALEVEVL
- a CDS encoding carboxymuconolactone decarboxylase family protein, which translates into the protein MHARMNHPVMVLPEAMNVLQSLGNLTKQGLPEKLLELVHLRASQINGCSVCVDMHPKIARKLGETDERLFAVSAWREAPYFTEAERAALALTEAVTRLADREDPVPDPIWNEAAKHFDERELAALIVAIATINVWNRLNATIKMPIGVWKVA